A DNA window from Anastrepha ludens isolate Willacy chromosome 6, idAnaLude1.1, whole genome shotgun sequence contains the following coding sequences:
- the LOC128868201 gene encoding stimulator of interferon genes protein homolog: MQPVEAKIGVLLDSSNRLDGDRLKPRRKKSHLIRMTTFGDYINNWVYILFTIFIADVLLRFFKVLCEYFKYTNHYLPENRFWTILSYAYCYNTATMVIFLCVTAVIIIRVSFNKHVDIFPPLEYLTYIPVWWLVCLAQLDHSTLDYAMFIRGSHGLDSASSMAANFFHGYLKITLPAYTNHTGIRERIDNYEQVHDVKFATDRLVILVPSKLFIQSKFDSPYLEKAEPLPQVQRNRAGVLRSYKNDVYRFTKPINNRFYYLALEGATPILTFFETLNFQLTSTKQILEMNREILLKFYKYLRKLIYMWPETEAEIDLIFYNDHKSNGEKQDVGEMLFKHFKSLILSKEMSNSNESIQTAAMDNDNMPDE; the protein is encoded by the exons ATGCAACCTGTTGAAGCAAAAATAGGTGTATTGCTTGATAGTAGCAACCGTTTAGATGGTGATAGATTGAAACCGAGGCGTAAAAAGTCCCACCTAATAAGAATGACTACGTTTGGAgactatataa ATAACTGGGTGTATATATTGTTCACCATATTTATTGCTGATGTCTTGCttcgattttttaaagtactTTGCGAGTACTTCAAGTACACTAATCATTATTTGCCCGAAAATCGCTTCTGGACTATATTGTCTTATGCTTATTGTTACAATACCGCAACTATGGTTATTTTTCTATGCGTTACAGCTGTTATTATCATACGAGTCAGCTTCAATAAGCATGTGGATATATTCCCGCCTTTGgaatatttaacatacattccTGTTTGGTGGCTAGTTTGCTTGGCACAGTTAGATCATAGCACACTCGATTATGCCATGTTTATCCGTGGAAGTCATGGTTTAGATTCTGCGTCAAGTATGGCAGCCAATTTCTTCCATgggtatttaaaaataacactGCCAGCATACACAAACCACACAGGTATACGGGAACGTATTGACAATTATGAGCAGGTGCACGATGTAAAATTTGCGACCGACCGTCTAGTTATATTAGTTCCAAGCAAACTTTTTATACAATCTAAATTCGATAGTCCCTATCTGGAAAAGGCAGAg CCACTACCTCAAGTACAACGTAACCGTGCCGGTGTCCTTCGCTCTTACAAAAATGATGTCTACCGTTTTACCAAGCCAATTAACAATCGATTTTATTATTTGGCGCTGGAAGGTGCTACCCCGATTCTAACATTTTTCGAAACTTTGAATTTTCAACTCACTAGCACCAAACAGATATTGGAAATGAACCGTGAAATCCTTTTGAAATTCTACAAGTATTTGAggaaattgatttatatgtggCCAGAAACAGAGGCAGAAATTGATTTGATTTTCTATAATG ATCACAAATCAAATGGGGAAAAGCAGGATGTTGGAGAAATGTTGTTTAAGCATTTCAAAAGTTTAATACTTTCTAAAGAGATGTCTAACTCAAACGAAAGTATTCAAACTGCTGCTATGGACAATGATAACATGCCTGATGAATGA